The proteins below are encoded in one region of Oreochromis niloticus isolate F11D_XX linkage group LG6, O_niloticus_UMD_NMBU, whole genome shotgun sequence:
- the sorbs2a gene encoding sorbin and SH3 domain-containing protein 2 isoform X10: MNTDSGGYARKSVALSLMLSPMKRVQSSPNLATGSDSHSSDLDSWRSHSATDGLKNGDASSSSLAAKGFRSVRPNLQDKKSPSQGQVLSHAMNGSTSHPHRPLSPPSYPPPPVSLHTGLQRQSRSSEGSEIVTRESVVSGHTSISSTVPIARFSEEEKKVSVIKAPHYEGIGPVDESGIPIAIRTTVDRPKDWYKTMFKQIHKVHKADDDYSDTYNASYALVNNDNYSLSSSATMAHPAPRTHTYRPLSKSPSDNNEGHLGPREPSPSPVPPPPPPMPSLLQLRARDSDRERDLTDANEWGPPDRKVDTRKYRAEPKSIFEYEPGKSSILEHERPTYDDIDLENEPWYKFFSELEFGRPPPKKRLDYNPDISARQRIETSLHITPADKAPERPASAASDYRKRRKSEPSSSQVNAPSQSRAATSPKPVDAYRPSSSLKKPVIRSSPSSPSRAKGGDACSMFSNSLTPPGPYQQPFVPPVPSDPLNSNEDGSQDGSSSSKQSVCCKNSWQTKRQNAETWSSAEEAPPSPAKLKSRSCDDLLNDGHSSSGGRNATRSESAGSLVCDGNLSTVSSSTRSLPRLHRRRAHDSPGFLQLYRKMHQIDRAQLIPSEVIRSVRARILDLERQPHLLRHRLSPWTPSWGVEVPRDMVPNRISEYERLIQKSKSMPNLGDGEVPSGTTTPGGSSSRASSGGGVTPSYPKRRFSIESLLEEDNNGNSGTVPQTMDHLHRPRSPPEGQPRVGPDPGRGRSFPAPPVLQGLQANPDYSDSEQDAVASDLSDFIQVEGSSFCSESDFDHCSLTSSESLYGSSTLHHHHHHHLRHHHHHHHHHPGHQSLGQSQGYQHRHLISTCKGRCPASYTRFTTMIRHERERARQEHQRPSQQNRGSHSQNQSSQSQQSMSKLAFLVSPVPFRRKKGSPPTSRRCSGGGGRGSRPKSKQAIYEALDAALRDIYEHIQAERGHRNPRAPDDSILRRILAELLPNVPERSSSLRGRRGCWHGGHSSASLYPDSSPTGYASYRGEPSTPRIQSPRIQSPISACYGRQLETSNNNDYGEEQGNGNGLCYSDQDISRSSTLDGRHTPQNRRPTPDREVSHKQMTQLILFSLLHQKQPARAIYDFKAQTSKELTFKKGDAVNIIRQIDNNWYEGEHRGRMGIFPIAYVEKMPSSEKQQPIRPPPPAHVREIGEAVARYNFNADTNVELSLRKGERVIVIRQVDQNWYEGKIPDTTKQGIFPVSYVDLVKRSPSKSSAHHIDPHGYPSNRTPSSTPVKPFYHPPPPPTTHKPPSPHPSLRSLDLQAITTEWLSLTVEPSASTQARSLTNTPLPPTPPPLPSDLASLLKAQEPKALSSASPQKSFTLSSPPTTTCKEFSRTPTFKEANLSLGHTTTVSPISPPTPPPPPDLHFSLTSPLPDSSFRYNCGRGLHITEEDSNLGITTPEVLSEPIKSATPPAQEHKSTVRVDKSRETPDTELQVKDPYDELLCMFLDGSSSTDDGDVLRSSPVDSSAAKLTKKSQSRLFRLKAEESHQPDVKPPVVAPASNSTGSVQLAVQLHKPVTVEPLCVLWGEQSKTVNGQRFDSHRPPSVQAKEYTELFIEEDDEARSEKEDVRVLSQMHSPQAEVSPSTQFPHTGLSSPCIPPPVTSLLPTSFSSACPSSSSSHTQQRHSRSVVPPCDHASPRPPSLPQLTTSPLPPVSPSVSPPPLHFPPDDPSQRSVSHPSSSPFLSSPVTTCPISEPNFPLPPANITPPPSAQRCPPTAPTVPHQGRRSPKVKQDPIVGGKPPRSPILSRRSYLSPVRGRRRSVQDALHGGGDPYQALYNYMPRNEDELELREGDIVDVMEKCDDGWFVGTSRRSKLFGTFPGNYVKQL, from the exons ATGAATACAG ATAGCGGAGGATATGCTCGCAAAAGTGTGGCCTTGTCACTCATGCTCTCTCCCATGAAGAGGGTCCAGAGCTCACCAAATCTAGCCACAG GGAGTGATTCTCACTCATCGGACTTGG ATTCTTGGCGGTCACACAGCGCAACAGACGGCCTTAAAAACGGAGATGCTAGCAGCTCATCGCTTGCTGCCAAAGGCTTTCGCAGCGTCAGACCCAATCTGCAGGACAAAAAGTCCCCCTCACAG GGCCAGGTTCTTTCTCACGCAATGAATGGAAGTACTAGCCATCCACATAGGCCGCTGTCTCCCCCATCTTATCCTCCACCCCCTGTCTCACTCCACACGGGGCTTCAGAGACAGAGCAGGAGTTCAG AGGGCAGTGAAATAGTCACCAGAGAGTCTGTGGTGTCGGGGCACACCAGCATCAGCAGCACTGTGCCCATTGCCCGTTtctcagaagaagaaaagaaggtgTCTGTCATCAAAGCCCCCCATTACGAAGGCATCGGCCCGGTTGATGAGTCAGGCATTCCTATTGCCATCCGCACG ACGGTGGATAGGCCCAAAGACTGGTACAAAACTATGTTCAAACAGATTCACAAAGTTCACAAAGCAG ATGACGACTATTCCGACACATACAATGCTTCATATGCTCTCGTAAACAATG ATAACTACAGCCTGTCATCCAGCGCCACCATGGCCCACCCTGCCCCTCGGACGCATACGTACAGGCCTCTGTCCAAGAGCCCCTCGGATAACAATGAAGGGCATCTTGGACCTCGGGAGCCTTCACCATCCCCTGTacccccaccacctccacccaTGCCATCCCTTCTCCAACTGAGGGCGAGAGACAGTGATCGGGAGAGGGACTTGACAGACGC CAATGAGTGGGGTCCTCCAGACCGAAAAGTGGACACGCGAAAGTACCGCGCAGAACCCAAGAGTATTTTCGAGTACGAGCCTGGGAAGTCCTCTATCCTGGAGCATGAAAGACCa ACCTATGATGACATAGATTTAGAGAACGAGCCTTGGTATAAGTTCTTTTCCGAGCTGGAGTTTGGGCGGCCG CCTCCTAAAAAACGGCTGGATTATAATCCAGACATCTCCGCTCGCCAGCGCATTGAG ACATCCCTCCACATCACTCCTGCTGACAAGGCTCCAGAGAGACCTGCAAG TGCTGCCAGTGACTACAGGAAGAGAAGGAAGTCTGAGCCGTCAAGCTCCCAAGTGAATGCTCCATCTCAGAGCCGAGCTGCGACTTCCCCTAAACCAGTGGATGCCTACAGACCCAGCAGCAGCCTAAAGAAACCTGTCATTCGTTCCTCACCATCCTCACCTTCCAGAGCCAAAG GTGGGGACGCATGCAGCATGTTTTCAAACAGTTTGACCCCTCCAGGTCCTTATCAGCAGCCCTTTGTTCCCCCAGTCCCATCTGACCCTCTCAATTCAAATGAGGATGGCAGCCAAGATGGCAGCTCTTCCTCCAAACAGTCTGTCTGTTGTAAGAACAGCTGGCAGACAAAACGCCAGAATGCTGAGACGTGGAGCAGTGCGGAGGAAGCGCCACCTTCTCCTGCCAAGCTCAAGTCACGCAGTTGTGATGACCTACTCAATGATGGGCATTCTAGCTCAGGTGGACGAAATGCTACCCGCTCAGAGAGTGCTGGGTCACTGGTATGCGATGGAAATCTCTCCACAGTATCATCATCTACTCGTTCATTACCCCGGCTCCATCGACGACGAGCACACGACTCGCCGGGCTTTCTCCAGCTCTATCGAAAGATGCACCAGATCGACAGAGCTCAGCTAATTCCATCTGAAGTCATCCGGTCGGTCCGTGCGCGCATCCTGGATCTAGAGCGTCAGCCTCATCTGCTTCGGCATCGCCTCTCTCCTTGGACACCCTCCTGGGGTGTGGAAGTGCCACGTGATATGGTGCCAAACCGCATTTCTGAATATGAGCGTCTTATTCAGAAATCCAAATCCATGCCTAACTTGGGTGATGGCGAGGTGCCTTCAGGCACCACCACACCAGGTGGCTCATCATCTCGAGCTAGCAGTGGTGGTGGTGTCACACCCAGTTATCCAAAACGCCGTTTTTCAATAGAGTCTTTACTAGAAGAAGACAACAACGGAAACAGTGGAACAGTACCTCAAACCATGGATCACTTACACCGACCTCGTAGCCCCCCTGAGGGACAGCCTCGTGTTGGACCAGACCCCGGGCGTGGACGGTCCTTCCCCGCTCCTCCTGTTCTCCAAGGCCTGCAAGCCAACCCAGACTATTCTGACAGTGAACAAGACGCTGTTGcctctgacctcagtgactTCATTCAGGTTGAAGGCTCCTCATTTTGCAGTGAGAGTGACTTTGACCATTGCTCACTAACCTCCTCTGAGAGCCTATACGGCTCTTCcaccctccaccaccaccatcaccaccacctccgtcaccaccaccaccatcaccaccatcatccTGGTCACCAGAGTCTTGGCCAGAGCCAAGGCTACCAACACCGCCATCTCATCAGCACCTGCAAAGGCCGCTGCCCAGCCTCATATACTCGTTTCACAACCATGATACGTCATGAGCGGGAACGCGCGCGACAGGAGCACCAGAGACCTTCACAGCAGAACCGCGGCAGCCATTCCCAAAACCAGAGCTCACAATCCCAGCAATCGATGTCCAAGCTGGCCTTCCTGGTCAGTCCAGTGCCTTTCCGCAGGAAAAAGGGCTCACCACCTACCTCTAGAAGATGCAGTGGGGGCGGAGGTCGAGGTAGCAGACCCAAGTCTAAACAGGCAATTTACGAAGCGCTAGATGCAGCCTTGAGAGACATATATGAGCACATTCAAGCAGAGAGAGGCCACAGAAACCCTCGGGCACCTGATGATAGCATCCTGAGAAGAATCTTGGCAGAACTGTTGCCAAATGTGCCAGAACGCAGCTCCTCGTTGCGGGGAAGGAGGGGTTGTTGGCACGGCGGTCACTCCTCTGCATCGTTGTACCCAGACAGTAGCCCCACTGGGTACGCCTCATATAGAGGAGAGCCCTCAACACCACGGATACAGTCACCACGGATACAGTCACCAATCAGTGCCTGTTATGGACGACAGTTGGAGACCTCAAACAACAATGATTATGGAGAGGAGCAGGGCAATGGAAATGGTCTCTGTTACTCAG ACCAGGACATCTCCAGGAGTTCCACCCTGGATGGACGCCACACACCCCAGAACAGAAGACCCACTCCTGACAGAGAG GTCTCCCATAAACAGATGACACAACTTATTCTGTTCTCTCTCCTCCATCAGAAACAGCCCGCCAGAGCCATTTATGATTTTAAGGCACAAACGAGCAA GGAGCTGACATTTAAAAAGGGTGATGCAGTGAACATCATCAGGCAGATAGATAACAACTGGTATGAAGGAGAGCACCGTGGGCGAATGGGAATATTCCCTATAGCATATGTAGAG AAAATGCCGTCTTCAGAGAAGCAGCAGCCAAtccgtcctcctcctccagcacaTGTCAGAGAGATTGGAGAGGCAGTGGCCCGCTACAACTTTAACGCTGATACTAATGTGGAGCTGTCACTGAGAAAG GGTGAGAGAGTGATTGTGATAAGGCAGGTGGATCAGAATTGGTATGAGGGGAAGATCCCAGACACAACCAAACAGGGGATCTTTCCTGTGTCCTACGTTGACCTTGTCAAGCGATCTCCATCCAAAAGCTCCGCCCATCACATAGATCCACATGGTTACCCCAGCAACAGGACACCAAGCTCCACACCCGTCAAG CCTTTCTATCATCCACCTCCACCACCCACCACCCACAAAcccccctcccctcacccctctTTGAGAAGCCTTGATCTGCAAGCCATCACCACCGAGTGGCTGTCCCTCACAGTGGAGCCGTCAGCATCCACTCAAGCTCGCTCCCTCACGAACACCCCTCTGCCGCCCACACCGCCTCCTCTCCCCTCTGACCTTGCATCTCTCCTAAAGGCTCAAGAGCCCAAAGCACTCTCATCTGCATCACCACAAAAAAGTTTCACCTTGTCATCCCCACCAACCACAACCTGCAAAGAATTTTCCAGAACGCCCACTTTTAAAGAGGCAAACCTCAGTTTAGGTCACACCACAACTGTCTCACCCATCTCCCCCcctactcctcctcctcctcccgaCCTCCATTTCTCATTAACCTCTCCACTGCCTGACTCTTCATTTCGATATAACTGTGGCAGAGGACTACATATCACTGAGGAAGACTCAAACTTAGGAATTACTACGCCTGAGGTTTTGTCAGAGCCAATAAAATCAGCCACACCTCCTGCACAAGAGCACAAATCCACAGTACGAGTAGACAAAAGCAGGGAAACCCCGGACACTGAACTGCAAGTCAAAGACCCTTATGATGAGCTGTTGTGCATGTTTCTGGATGGTTCCAGCAGCACAGATGATGGTGATGTTTTGAGATCATCTCCAGTAGATTCTTCAGCAGCTAAGCTGACCAAAAAGTCTCAAAGCAGGCTCTTCCGATTAAAAGCGGAAGAATCCCATCAGCCGGACGTAAAGCCCCCAGTGGTCGCTCCTGCAAGCAACTCGACAGGCAGCGTTCAGTTAGCAGTGCAGCTTCACAAGCCTGTAACAGTGGAGCCCCTTTGTGTTTTGTGGGGAGAGCAGTCAAAAACTGTGAATGGGCAACGTTTTGACTCACATAGACCACCGTCAGTACAAGCAAAGGAATACACTGAGTTGTTCATTGAAGAAGACGATGAAGCTAGAAGTGAGAAAGAGGATGTTAGAGTTTTAAGTCAGATGCACAGCCCACAG GCTGAAGTCTCTCCATCTACTCAGTTTCCCCACACTGGTCTCTCCTCCCCCTGCATACCACCCCCTGTGACCTCCCTCCTTCCCACTTCTTTTTCCTCTGCTTGCccttcatcctcttcctcccacACACAACAGCGGCACAGTCGTAGTGTCGTCCCTCCCTGTGACCATGCCTCCCCTCGTCCTCCGTCCCTTCCTCAGCTCACAACGTCACCGCTGCCTCCAGTTTCTCCATCTGTCTCACCACCTCCCCTCCACTTCCCTCCAGACGATCCCTCTCAGCGGTCTGTCTCTCACCCCTCAagctctccttttctttctaGTCCCGTCACGACATGTCCCATCTCAGAGCCAAATTTTCCCCTTCCTCCCGCTAACATTACCCCTCCACCCTCCGCTCAGCGCTGTCCCCCCACTGCCCCAACTGTACCCCATCAAGGACGTAGGTCGCCTAAGGTGAAG CAGGATCCAATTGTTGGTGGTAAACCCCCTCGTAGCCCCATCTTGTCCCGGAGGTCCTATCTGTCACCCGTTAGAGGTCGAAGG CGGTCTGTACAGGATGCACTCCACGGTGGAGGAGACCC GTACCAGGCGCTGTACAACTACATGCCTCGCAACGAGGATGAGCTGGAGCTGCGGGAGGGAGACATCGTTGATGTGATGGAGAAGTGCGATGATGGCTGGTTTGTTG GGACCTCTCGAAGGAGCAAGTTGTTTGGAACCTTCCCAGGAAACTACGTGAAGCAGCTATAA
- the sorbs2a gene encoding serine/arginine repetitive matrix protein 2 isoform X13 encodes MNTDSGGYARKSVALSLMLSPMKRVQSSPNLATGSDSHSSDLDSWRSHSATDGLKNGDASSSSLAAKGFRSVRPNLQDKKSPSQDISPLPLPPPRKESFHFSPAGTNPQNYSSLIGLANDLSPGMLTITKNEQAVLKESYTVKSTSSYSYSETSANTVQQLNESVVSNDKSNVNTKERKVSSLTLTPVTIPDPPAHLNSCVDPQPKTQTTGSPPPTSSPPQRSPVPSQPVTQTASISVHLDKENKKNPASSKTNSKVELKVSDQTPAPDPSQVEMTKPPPEIPPRPSPAKLLGPPSPDPTARHSPYRYHSSESLDYLSGLMPKALSPTPYVPSGAGGTAGAASGPSHGAVSSVSCASPSASPVTVSALSHYSTSTVGLLDELQICSLDSPVASPTPSPTLSHVSTYTPTAGRDDVLTTSVASAAAAATFANGQVLSHAMNGSTSHPHRPLSPPSYPPPPVSLHTGLQRQSRSSEGSEIVTRESVVSGHTSISSTVPIARFSEEEKKVSVIKAPHYEGIGPVDESGIPIAIRTTVDRPKDWYKTMFKQIHKVHKADDDYSDTYNASYALVNNDNYSLSSSATMAHPAPRTHTYRPLSKSPSDNNEGHLGPREPSPSPVPPPPPPMPSLLQLRARDSDRERDLTDANEWGPPDRKVDTRKYRAEPKSIFEYEPGKSSILEHERPTYDDIDLENEPWYKFFSELEFGRPPPKKRLDYNPDISARQRIETSLHITPADKAPERPASAASDYRKRRKSEPSSSQVNAPSQSRAATSPKPVDAYRPSSSLKKPVIRSSPSSPSRAKDQDISRSSTLDGRHTPQNRRPTPDREKQPARAIYDFKAQTSKELTFKKGDAVNIIRQIDNNWYEGEHRGRMGIFPIAYVEKMPSSEKQQPIRPPPPAHVREIGEAVARYNFNADTNVELSLRKGERVIVIRQVDQNWYEGKIPDTTKQGIFPVSYVDLVKRSPSKSSAHHIDPHGYPSNRTPSSTPVKPFYHPPPPPTTHKPPSPHPSLRSLDLQAITTEWLSLTVEPSASTQARSLTNTPLPPTPPPLPSDLASLLKAQEPKALSSASPQKSFTLSSPPTTTCKEFSRTPTFKEANLSLGHTTTVSPISPPTPPPPPDLHFSLTSPLPDSSFRYNCGRGLHITEEDSNLGITTPEVLSEPIKSATPPAQEHKSTVRVDKSRETPDTELQVKDPYDELLCMFLDGSSSTDDGDVLRSSPVDSSAAKLTKKSQSRLFRLKAEESHQPDVKPPVVAPASNSTGSVQLAVQLHKPVTVEPLCVLWGEQSKTVNGQRFDSHRPPSVQAKEYTELFIEEDDEARSEKEDVRVLSQMHSPQAEVSPSTQFPHTGLSSPCIPPPVTSLLPTSFSSACPSSSSSHTQQRHSRSVVPPCDHASPRPPSLPQLTTSPLPPVSPSVSPPPLHFPPDDPSQRSVSHPSSSPFLSSPVTTCPISEPNFPLPPANITPPPSAQRCPPTAPTVPHQGRRSPKVKQDPIVGGKPPRSPILSRRSYLSPVRGRRRSVQDALHGGGDPYQALYNYMPRNEDELELREGDIVDVMEKCDDGWFVGTSRRSKLFGTFPGNYVKQL; translated from the exons ATGAATACAG ATAGCGGAGGATATGCTCGCAAAAGTGTGGCCTTGTCACTCATGCTCTCTCCCATGAAGAGGGTCCAGAGCTCACCAAATCTAGCCACAG GGAGTGATTCTCACTCATCGGACTTGG ATTCTTGGCGGTCACACAGCGCAACAGACGGCCTTAAAAACGGAGATGCTAGCAGCTCATCGCTTGCTGCCAAAGGCTTTCGCAGCGTCAGACCCAATCTGCAGGACAAAAAGTCCCCCTCACAG GATATCAGTCCATTGCCGTTGCCACCCCCCAGGAAAGAGAGTTTTCACTTCTCGCCTGCAGGCACTAATCCTCAAAACTACAGTTCCCTTATTGGCCTGGCTAATGATTTGAGTCCTGGAATGCTAACAATCACTAAAAATGAGCAAGCAGTCTTGAAAGAGTCCTACACTGTAAAAAGCACATCATCCTACTCATACTCAGAAACCAGTGCAAACACAGTCCAGCAGCTGAATGAGTCTGTTGTCTCGAATGACAAAAGCAATGTTAATACAAAAGAACGTAAGGTGTCTTCCCTTACACTGACCCCTGTCACCATCCCTGACCCTCCTGCACACCTCAATTCTTGTGTTGATCCCCAACCTAAGACCCAAACCACAGGGTCCCCTCCACCCACTTCCTCACCTCCACAAAGAAGTCCCGTCCCATCCCAACCCGTGACACAGACAGCTTCGATTTCTGTCCACTTGGacaaagagaataaaaaaaatcctgcttCATCTAAGACAAACTCCAAAGTGGAACTCAAGGTCTCAGATCAAACCCCAGCTCCAGATCCATCCCAGGTGGAGATGACGAAGCCTCCTCCTGAAATTCCACCAAGACCCTCTCCTGCAAAACTGTTG GGGCCTCCCTCGCCTGACCCCACAGCACGGCACTCCCCCTATCGCTACCACAGCTCAGAGTCACTTGACTACCTGTCAGGTCTAATGCCCAAGGCGCTATCACCCACTCCGTATGTCCCAAGTGGAGCTGGTGGCACAGCTGGTGCGGCCAGCGGGCCAAGCCACGGCGCAGTCAGCAGCGTGAGCTGTGCCTCGCCCTCGGCTTCCCCCGTTACCGTGTCAGCTCTCAGCCACTACTCGACATCCACGGTCGGTCtgctggacgagctgcagatcTGTAGCCTGGACTCACCTGTCGCCTCACCCACGCCATCGCCCACTCTGAGCCATGTCTCTACCTACACGCCCACTGCTGGCCGTGATGATGTGCTAACAACCTCTGTGGCCTCCGCTGCTGCAGCAGCCACTTTCGCTAAT GGCCAGGTTCTTTCTCACGCAATGAATGGAAGTACTAGCCATCCACATAGGCCGCTGTCTCCCCCATCTTATCCTCCACCCCCTGTCTCACTCCACACGGGGCTTCAGAGACAGAGCAGGAGTTCAG AGGGCAGTGAAATAGTCACCAGAGAGTCTGTGGTGTCGGGGCACACCAGCATCAGCAGCACTGTGCCCATTGCCCGTTtctcagaagaagaaaagaaggtgTCTGTCATCAAAGCCCCCCATTACGAAGGCATCGGCCCGGTTGATGAGTCAGGCATTCCTATTGCCATCCGCACG ACGGTGGATAGGCCCAAAGACTGGTACAAAACTATGTTCAAACAGATTCACAAAGTTCACAAAGCAG ATGACGACTATTCCGACACATACAATGCTTCATATGCTCTCGTAAACAATG ATAACTACAGCCTGTCATCCAGCGCCACCATGGCCCACCCTGCCCCTCGGACGCATACGTACAGGCCTCTGTCCAAGAGCCCCTCGGATAACAATGAAGGGCATCTTGGACCTCGGGAGCCTTCACCATCCCCTGTacccccaccacctccacccaTGCCATCCCTTCTCCAACTGAGGGCGAGAGACAGTGATCGGGAGAGGGACTTGACAGACGC CAATGAGTGGGGTCCTCCAGACCGAAAAGTGGACACGCGAAAGTACCGCGCAGAACCCAAGAGTATTTTCGAGTACGAGCCTGGGAAGTCCTCTATCCTGGAGCATGAAAGACCa ACCTATGATGACATAGATTTAGAGAACGAGCCTTGGTATAAGTTCTTTTCCGAGCTGGAGTTTGGGCGGCCG CCTCCTAAAAAACGGCTGGATTATAATCCAGACATCTCCGCTCGCCAGCGCATTGAG ACATCCCTCCACATCACTCCTGCTGACAAGGCTCCAGAGAGACCTGCAAG TGCTGCCAGTGACTACAGGAAGAGAAGGAAGTCTGAGCCGTCAAGCTCCCAAGTGAATGCTCCATCTCAGAGCCGAGCTGCGACTTCCCCTAAACCAGTGGATGCCTACAGACCCAGCAGCAGCCTAAAGAAACCTGTCATTCGTTCCTCACCATCCTCACCTTCCAGAGCCAAAG ACCAGGACATCTCCAGGAGTTCCACCCTGGATGGACGCCACACACCCCAGAACAGAAGACCCACTCCTGACAGAGAG AAACAGCCCGCCAGAGCCATTTATGATTTTAAGGCACAAACGAGCAA GGAGCTGACATTTAAAAAGGGTGATGCAGTGAACATCATCAGGCAGATAGATAACAACTGGTATGAAGGAGAGCACCGTGGGCGAATGGGAATATTCCCTATAGCATATGTAGAG AAAATGCCGTCTTCAGAGAAGCAGCAGCCAAtccgtcctcctcctccagcacaTGTCAGAGAGATTGGAGAGGCAGTGGCCCGCTACAACTTTAACGCTGATACTAATGTGGAGCTGTCACTGAGAAAG GGTGAGAGAGTGATTGTGATAAGGCAGGTGGATCAGAATTGGTATGAGGGGAAGATCCCAGACACAACCAAACAGGGGATCTTTCCTGTGTCCTACGTTGACCTTGTCAAGCGATCTCCATCCAAAAGCTCCGCCCATCACATAGATCCACATGGTTACCCCAGCAACAGGACACCAAGCTCCACACCCGTCAAG CCTTTCTATCATCCACCTCCACCACCCACCACCCACAAAcccccctcccctcacccctctTTGAGAAGCCTTGATCTGCAAGCCATCACCACCGAGTGGCTGTCCCTCACAGTGGAGCCGTCAGCATCCACTCAAGCTCGCTCCCTCACGAACACCCCTCTGCCGCCCACACCGCCTCCTCTCCCCTCTGACCTTGCATCTCTCCTAAAGGCTCAAGAGCCCAAAGCACTCTCATCTGCATCACCACAAAAAAGTTTCACCTTGTCATCCCCACCAACCACAACCTGCAAAGAATTTTCCAGAACGCCCACTTTTAAAGAGGCAAACCTCAGTTTAGGTCACACCACAACTGTCTCACCCATCTCCCCCcctactcctcctcctcctcccgaCCTCCATTTCTCATTAACCTCTCCACTGCCTGACTCTTCATTTCGATATAACTGTGGCAGAGGACTACATATCACTGAGGAAGACTCAAACTTAGGAATTACTACGCCTGAGGTTTTGTCAGAGCCAATAAAATCAGCCACACCTCCTGCACAAGAGCACAAATCCACAGTACGAGTAGACAAAAGCAGGGAAACCCCGGACACTGAACTGCAAGTCAAAGACCCTTATGATGAGCTGTTGTGCATGTTTCTGGATGGTTCCAGCAGCACAGATGATGGTGATGTTTTGAGATCATCTCCAGTAGATTCTTCAGCAGCTAAGCTGACCAAAAAGTCTCAAAGCAGGCTCTTCCGATTAAAAGCGGAAGAATCCCATCAGCCGGACGTAAAGCCCCCAGTGGTCGCTCCTGCAAGCAACTCGACAGGCAGCGTTCAGTTAGCAGTGCAGCTTCACAAGCCTGTAACAGTGGAGCCCCTTTGTGTTTTGTGGGGAGAGCAGTCAAAAACTGTGAATGGGCAACGTTTTGACTCACATAGACCACCGTCAGTACAAGCAAAGGAATACACTGAGTTGTTCATTGAAGAAGACGATGAAGCTAGAAGTGAGAAAGAGGATGTTAGAGTTTTAAGTCAGATGCACAGCCCACAG GCTGAAGTCTCTCCATCTACTCAGTTTCCCCACACTGGTCTCTCCTCCCCCTGCATACCACCCCCTGTGACCTCCCTCCTTCCCACTTCTTTTTCCTCTGCTTGCccttcatcctcttcctcccacACACAACAGCGGCACAGTCGTAGTGTCGTCCCTCCCTGTGACCATGCCTCCCCTCGTCCTCCGTCCCTTCCTCAGCTCACAACGTCACCGCTGCCTCCAGTTTCTCCATCTGTCTCACCACCTCCCCTCCACTTCCCTCCAGACGATCCCTCTCAGCGGTCTGTCTCTCACCCCTCAagctctccttttctttctaGTCCCGTCACGACATGTCCCATCTCAGAGCCAAATTTTCCCCTTCCTCCCGCTAACATTACCCCTCCACCCTCCGCTCAGCGCTGTCCCCCCACTGCCCCAACTGTACCCCATCAAGGACGTAGGTCGCCTAAGGTGAAG CAGGATCCAATTGTTGGTGGTAAACCCCCTCGTAGCCCCATCTTGTCCCGGAGGTCCTATCTGTCACCCGTTAGAGGTCGAAGG CGGTCTGTACAGGATGCACTCCACGGTGGAGGAGACCC GTACCAGGCGCTGTACAACTACATGCCTCGCAACGAGGATGAGCTGGAGCTGCGGGAGGGAGACATCGTTGATGTGATGGAGAAGTGCGATGATGGCTGGTTTGTTG GGACCTCTCGAAGGAGCAAGTTGTTTGGAACCTTCCCAGGAAACTACGTGAAGCAGCTATAA